The DNA segment GCTTTTTCTTGTTTTTGTCGGGTCGGCTTTTGATTTTGGGCTTGAGGCTGAGCGGGTTTTTGCTGCGGCGTTTGCGCTATTTTGGGTTTTGGTTTTGTCGCGGTTTTTGAGGGCTCTTGTTTTGGCGTTAGTTTAGCTTGTTCGCCCTTTTTCTTTTCGGTCGTTTGGCCGGCTTGCGTCCAAGCTTGTTTTAGATCTATCGTCTTTTCCGCATTTTGCTTCGGCGCAGCTTGAGACTTTTGCTTATTTTCTTTTGCGGCGGCTTGCTTAGAGCTTAATTTTTCCTTTTTTACGGATTTTTGCTCCTGCGCGGGTGCGGCCTTTTTAAAAACTAGCGATTTATCCTCGGCTCTTAGCCTTAAATTTATCTCGAATTTGTTCGCAAAGACCACCCTTACGGTTTGAGCGTTAAACTGACTTATGCGCACCTCATCGACCAAAAATCCTTTTATGCTCTCAACCGTTCCCGGACTCCAAACACCCTTAAATTCGTATATATCTCGATATAGACCCTTTTGATTTAAGGTAAATTTATTTATATCGCTACCGCTTAGAGGTCTGTTAAATTTCAGCTCCAAACTATCCCCGCCTCTAACCACGGACACTAAGGCCAGTTTGCCTTGTTCGGAGGATTTTTTCTTATTTACGGGCGCGGATAGCTGCTTTAGCTCGGCCGGTTTTTGTTTAGCCTCTTTTTGCTCTTTTGCCTCGGCCTGCTTAGGTTTTGGCGCCTCTTTTTCTTTCTTCGGTGCAGGTGCGGCTTTTGGCTGCGGCAAGCTTTTTAACTCTTTTTCATACGACTTCGTGTCAAGCCCCAAAACTTTAGCGCTTTTTATCAAACGCTGTAGCGACTTTGCGGTTAGCTCTTTGTCGTTGCGCATGATGGATTTGACATATAGTACGCGCAATTCTTGGTGAAATTCCGTCTTTTTTTTGCCATTTGCGCCGTCAAATTCGCGGTCGAATTTATCAAAAAAGTTATCGTTCGCAAACGCCGCGGCAACCAAAAATAAAATTATAAAAATTTTTCTAATTATCTTCGCCATTTATCAGTTTTTCAAATAGTTCTTTCACGCTTATTATCTCGTTTAGCCTGTATCCGTTCGCGCCCGTGAAAAACAGCCCTGTCTCTTTGCGCCCGGCAAAGGCGTCGTAAAGTCTATCCGCGATGCAGTATCCCACCTCTTTTGCCTCTTTGCCGCGCTGGCACGGGCTCACGCAGTTGCTTACGCAGCTGATTTTCGGACCTTGACGTTTATCGACCAGATTTATCAAATTTGTCCTGACGCCGCGCGCCGGATAGCCGACGGGGCTTTTGATCAGCTCTATATCCTCTTTTTTGGCTGCTAGTAGCACCTGCTTAAACTCCTCGCTAGCGTCACACTCGTGCGTGCCGATGAAGCGAGTGCCTATCTGCACGCCGTTTGCGCCAAGCAAGACGGCTCTATCTATATCGTTTTTATCCCAGATGCCGCCCGCCGCAAAGAGCGGAAAATCGCCCCACTGCTTTATCTCTTCGCTAACGGGCGTTATTAAATTGTCCAAACTATACGCGGGATCGATGCACTGCTCGTAGGTAAAGCCCTGATGCCCGCCGCTAAGGGGTCCTTCGAGCACCACCGCGTCAGGGAGCCTGCCGTAGCGCCCCTGCCAGCGTTTGCAGATGATTTTTAGCGCTTTTGCCGAGGATACGATAGGCACCAAAGCGACGTCCGGAAAACCTTCGGTAAATTCGGGCAA comes from the Campylobacter rectus genome and includes:
- a CDS encoding N-acetylmuramoyl-L-alanine amidase, coding for MAKIIRKIFIILFLVAAAFANDNFFDKFDREFDGANGKKKTEFHQELRVLYVKSIMRNDKELTAKSLQRLIKSAKVLGLDTKSYEKELKSLPQPKAAPAPKKEKEAPKPKQAEAKEQKEAKQKPAELKQLSAPVNKKKSSEQGKLALVSVVRGGDSLELKFNRPLSGSDINKFTLNQKGLYRDIYEFKGVWSPGTVESIKGFLVDEVRISQFNAQTVRVVFANKFEINLRLRAEDKSLVFKKAAPAQEQKSVKKEKLSSKQAAAKENKQKSQAAPKQNAEKTIDLKQAWTQAGQTTEKKKGEQAKLTPKQEPSKTATKPKPKIAQTPQQKPAQPQAQNQKPTRQKQEKAQAKADAKNTQNAAKKEEQETLLPPVKTASAKKVQSAKGKVIVLDAGHGGDDPGAINGSLKEKNIVLSIAQKAGKELQGRGYKVYYTRSKDKFINLRDRTKYANDKAADLFISIHANAAPNKTKAATMHGIETFFLSPARSERSKNAAALENKSDIEEMNFFSKQTFLNFLNREKIIASNKLAIDVQREVLARAKSVSSKASDGGVREAPFWVLVGALMPAVLLEVGYITHPGEGELINNSKYQDALAKGLANGVDVYFSNQR
- a CDS encoding nitronate monooxygenase, which produces MQPVKIGKYEIKHPIIQGGMGLGISWDKLAGSVSLEGGLGVISSVGTGYYEGLKYVSKELNSKPYGSQNFYSREGLKAVIDNARKICGDKPLGVNILYASNDYERIVKDACDHGIDVIITGAGLPTNLPEFTEGFPDVALVPIVSSAKALKIICKRWQGRYGRLPDAVVLEGPLSGGHQGFTYEQCIDPAYSLDNLITPVSEEIKQWGDFPLFAAGGIWDKNDIDRAVLLGANGVQIGTRFIGTHECDASEEFKQVLLAAKKEDIELIKSPVGYPARGVRTNLINLVDKRQGPKISCVSNCVSPCQRGKEAKEVGYCIADRLYDAFAGRKETGLFFTGANGYRLNEIISVKELFEKLINGEDN